The sequence AAATATCGCGGCGATTACCTTTACTAATAAGGCCGCGCGCGAGATGCAGGAGCGGGTGGGGGCGTTGCTGCCAAAAGAAATGCTCAAGGGGCTGACGGTTTCTACCTTTCACTCTCTGGGGTTAAAAATGCTGAGAGAAGAAGCCCGTCATCTGGGGTATAAGCCGCAGTTTTCTATTTTAGATTCGGCAGACGCCGCCAAAATTATCAGTGATCAGCTTGTTACCACTGATAAGCAGCTGATTCGTAGCAGCATGAGCCAGATTTCCATGCTGAAAAATGACAGAATTTCGCCGGAGAAAGCGCTAAATATGGCGCAATCAGAGGGTGAATTGCAGCTGGCGAGGTTGTACACCTCATATCAGGACACTCTGTTTGCCTATCAGTCGCTGGATTTTGATGATCTGATCCGCCTGCCGGTTGATTTGTTTGAAGCGCATCCCGAAGTGCTGGAAAAATGGCAAAACCGCCTGCGCTATCTGCTGGTTGATGAATATCAGGATACCAATACCACCCAGTATCAACTGGTGAAGCTTCTGGCAGGCGTAACGGGTTTATTCACTGCGGTGGGGGATGACGATCAGTCTATCTATGCCTGGCGTGGTGCGAATGTGGATAATTTGCGCCTTTTGCAGGAGGATTTTCCCAAGCTGCAAGTGATTAAGCTTGAGCAAAATTATCGCTCGATGGCGCGTATTTTGCGCTGTGCCAATGCGGTGATTGGCAATAATCCTAAGTTATTCGAGAAAAAACTCTGGTCTGATCTGGGAGTCGGTGATCCGATTCAGGTGATCGAAACTAAAAATGAAGAAGACGAAGCCACTATGGTTTCGATGCGTTTGCAGGCGCATCGTTTTGAAACTAATGGCAAGTATTCAGATTACGCAATTTTGTATCGCGGTAATCATCAGGCACGGATTATGGAACAGCAGCTGCGTGGCAGCCGTATTCCCTATGTGATTTCGGGTGGGCAATCGTTTTACGATAAAGCCGAGATCAAAGACGTGCTGGGCTACCTGCGGCTGATTGCCAACGAAGATGACGACCCGGCCTTTATCCGCGCGGTAACGACACCCAAGCGCGGCGTGGGTAATGTTACGCTGGAAAAGCTCGGCAGCTACGCCGCAACACGTAATGTGTCTTTTTTTGCGGCGGTATTCGAGGAGGGCTTTATCCATCAGGTGCAAGCCACCCAATACGAGCCCTTGCGCCAGTTCTGCGATTTTATTAATCGCATGCAGGATCGGGCGGATAAGGAGCCGGCCGGGCCTTTATTGAATGAATTACTGCTGGCGATTGATTTTGAAACATGGCTGTATGAAAACGACGAGCCGCGCCCCGCCGAGGCCAGATGGAAAAACGTACTTGATTTAGTCGCCTGGATTACTAAAAAGGGCGAGGAAGATGGTAAGAGCCTGATTGATATTGTACAAACTATTGCGCTGATCACCATGCTGGAAGGGCGTGATGAAGATGAAGTGGATGCGGTTAAGCTATCTACTTTGCATGCATCCAAAGGGCTGGAATACCCGCATGTGTTTTTGATTGGCTGCGAAGAAAACATTCTGCCGCATCAGAACTCGATTGAAAGCAATATGGTGGAAGAAGAGCGCCGCCTGATGTATGTAGGTATTACCCGCGCCCAGCGTACCTTAACCATTAGCTATTGTGGCAAGCGCCGCCGTGCCGGCGAGTGGCAGATCACCGAGCCCAGCCGCTTTTTGAAAGAGCTGCCACCGGACGATATCCGTATCAGCGGCCGTCTGGCAGGCGATAAATCCCAGCCTGCTATTGGTAAAAAAGAAGGTAAGGCTCTGCTGGCCAATTTACTGGCGCGGATTGGTTAGCTGAGATTTCAGGCATTACCTGTTTTTGATAAGTAAAGATGGCTCGCCGCTTTGTGCAAGGGTGGATTTACCCGGTGCTTTGGGGCGTATTACTTCAATTGACTACACACTTACTGATTTACATCTAAGAATTTTTATGCGGAAGGCGTATTCTGTTTGCCACATGCTGTATGGTGATCTATGCATGTGATTTGCATGGCAGGGTGATTCTGCCCCAAGTCTTGAATGTTGATCATTTGAGCAAGAGAACAATATTTGTAGCGATAAAATATCTTCAGTTCTGGCACAAAACCGGTGATTTTGAAATGCCTTCACGTGCAAGGGATAATCACAATAGGTCAGGATGAAAATGTATGCTTGCGCATAGTAAGCATTTTGTAGGTATTATCGTGAACAATATCAAGAAATCAGAAAGAATATTACTTAAAGATATTTTTGATTTAAAGATTCCACTTTATTCAGGAGCAAGACCTAATGATCAGAGGCACAAAAATTGTTGCAACCCTCGGCCCCGCTTCCAACGACCCTAAGGTCCT comes from Iodobacter ciconiae and encodes:
- a CDS encoding UvrD-helicase domain-containing protein encodes the protein MLHLLNTPQREAVVYLGGPCLVLAGAGSGKTRVITQKIAYLIEKAGMNAKNIAAITFTNKAAREMQERVGALLPKEMLKGLTVSTFHSLGLKMLREEARHLGYKPQFSILDSADAAKIISDQLVTTDKQLIRSSMSQISMLKNDRISPEKALNMAQSEGELQLARLYTSYQDTLFAYQSLDFDDLIRLPVDLFEAHPEVLEKWQNRLRYLLVDEYQDTNTTQYQLVKLLAGVTGLFTAVGDDDQSIYAWRGANVDNLRLLQEDFPKLQVIKLEQNYRSMARILRCANAVIGNNPKLFEKKLWSDLGVGDPIQVIETKNEEDEATMVSMRLQAHRFETNGKYSDYAILYRGNHQARIMEQQLRGSRIPYVISGGQSFYDKAEIKDVLGYLRLIANEDDDPAFIRAVTTPKRGVGNVTLEKLGSYAATRNVSFFAAVFEEGFIHQVQATQYEPLRQFCDFINRMQDRADKEPAGPLLNELLLAIDFETWLYENDEPRPAEARWKNVLDLVAWITKKGEEDGKSLIDIVQTIALITMLEGRDEDEVDAVKLSTLHASKGLEYPHVFLIGCEENILPHQNSIESNMVEEERRLMYVGITRAQRTLTISYCGKRRRAGEWQITEPSRFLKELPPDDIRISGRLAGDKSQPAIGKKEGKALLANLLARIG